A window of Bacteroidota bacterium contains these coding sequences:
- a CDS encoding endonuclease III — MKTNWNVAVAPLLKEYAKRKHPLEYNSIYELIVMVVLSAQSTDKIVNTIAPQLFQAFPNMEALSRCDVETLIPYITKVRNFRNKANWLIKIAGQVKQDKNIPKAMDELVKLPGIGRKSANVIMREAKAKAVGVIVDLHVLRVAPRLGIASQANSEDATKMEKELMSAVDQKHWGELGMAISFLGREICRPSDPLHSKCVMNKVCNYYTKSKTKSKPKAKKK; from the coding sequence ATGAAAACAAATTGGAATGTAGCAGTAGCGCCATTGCTAAAAGAATACGCTAAAAGGAAGCATCCGTTGGAGTATAATTCCATTTACGAATTAATTGTCATGGTTGTACTTTCCGCACAAAGCACCGATAAAATTGTGAATACAATTGCTCCTCAATTATTTCAGGCATTTCCTAACATGGAGGCCCTTTCGCGATGCGATGTGGAAACGCTTATTCCTTACATTACCAAAGTTCGAAATTTTAGAAATAAGGCCAATTGGTTAATAAAGATTGCAGGTCAAGTTAAGCAAGATAAAAATATCCCAAAAGCTATGGACGAATTAGTAAAACTTCCGGGAATTGGCCGTAAATCTGCCAACGTAATTATGCGCGAAGCAAAAGCTAAGGCGGTTGGTGTGATAGTCGATTTGCATGTACTTCGTGTTGCCCCTCGTTTAGGTATTGCAAGCCAAGCCAACAGCGAAGATGCTACAAAAATGGAAAAGGAACTCATGTCAGCTGTCGATCAAAAACACTGGGGAGAGCTTGGAATGGCTATTTCCTTCTTAGGAAGAGAAATCTGTCGCCCAAGCGACCCTTTGCACAGTAAATGCGTGATGAATAAAGTTTGCAACTATTACACAAAATCAAAAACCAAATCTAAACCGAAAGCAAAAAAGAAATAG
- the ppk1 gene encoding polyphosphate kinase 1, protein MNKQSLPLINREISWLSFNARVLQEANDPSVPLLERLKFLGIFSSNRDEFFRVRVATVRRIIKIGAKPKEFAGETPKVLMDKIMKVIAQQQDEFEATYEKLLGELVHNNIFIINEKQLNPEQGAFVKAYFKENVLPFLFPIMLDNVVEFPWLKDRAIYLIIKLVSPIKKDKLALVEIPSDKISRFLVLPKENKHVILLDDVIRYCLKDMFFHFNYDFAEAYAIKMTRDAELNIENDVSKSLVKKISESVKLRKKGDPVRLEVDEAISPDILRFIGKKIKILKNENFIKGGRYHNTVDFINFPKIGSSELRYKFPPALEHPDFKDNQSIMKVIRQKDILLSYPYQSYHPIIDLLREASIDPKVKSIQITLYRVARNSNIVNALINAIKNGKQVTAIVELQARFDEEQNIFWSNRLQEEGARVIYGVPGLKAHTKLFLIEREENGLPKYYAHIGTGNFNEDTSKFYCDHSLLTTNKKITQDVVEVFNFYSDNYKAGTYKELLVSPFNMRKKLVALIDREIKAAKEKKEAWIFLKMNNLVDEAMIKKLYDASKAGVKIRLIIRSTCSLVAGKKGLSENIEAVSIVDKYLEHSRVFIFCNRGEAKYYIASADIMTRNLDHRSEVATPIFDTEIQQELKQILEIQWAGNTKARILNSTQDNVYKKGDPKNKVRAQDEIYTYLKNKKSNN, encoded by the coding sequence ATGAACAAACAAAGTTTACCACTTATAAACCGCGAAATAAGTTGGCTATCATTTAATGCAAGAGTACTTCAAGAGGCCAACGATCCCAGCGTACCACTATTAGAACGATTAAAATTTTTAGGTATTTTTTCCAGCAATCGCGACGAATTCTTTAGAGTTCGCGTGGCAACGGTGCGCCGCATAATAAAAATTGGAGCCAAACCCAAAGAATTTGCAGGCGAAACACCCAAAGTGCTGATGGATAAAATCATGAAAGTGATAGCTCAACAGCAAGATGAGTTTGAAGCAACCTATGAAAAACTGCTCGGGGAATTGGTGCACAACAATATTTTTATCATCAACGAAAAGCAACTCAATCCCGAACAAGGCGCTTTTGTGAAAGCCTACTTCAAAGAAAATGTGCTTCCCTTTCTTTTTCCAATTATGCTCGATAATGTGGTGGAGTTTCCATGGCTAAAAGACAGGGCAATTTATCTCATCATTAAACTCGTAAGTCCAATTAAAAAAGACAAATTGGCCTTGGTAGAAATTCCTTCTGATAAAATTTCTCGCTTTTTGGTTTTACCAAAAGAAAATAAACATGTGATATTACTCGACGACGTGATACGTTATTGTTTGAAAGATATGTTCTTTCATTTCAATTACGATTTTGCTGAAGCCTATGCCATTAAAATGACACGCGATGCCGAACTCAATATCGAAAACGATGTTTCCAAAAGTTTGGTTAAGAAAATATCCGAAAGCGTGAAGCTTCGCAAAAAGGGCGACCCTGTGCGTTTAGAGGTGGATGAAGCCATTTCGCCTGATATCCTGCGTTTTATCGGCAAAAAAATTAAGATCCTAAAAAATGAAAATTTCATCAAAGGTGGACGTTATCACAATACGGTTGATTTTATAAATTTTCCAAAAATAGGCAGCAGCGAATTGCGCTATAAATTTCCACCCGCACTCGAACACCCCGATTTTAAAGACAATCAGAGCATCATGAAAGTGATACGGCAAAAGGATATCTTGCTAAGCTATCCCTATCAATCCTATCACCCCATCATCGATTTGTTGCGCGAAGCATCTATCGATCCTAAAGTAAAATCCATACAAATTACACTGTACAGAGTAGCCCGCAATTCGAATATTGTGAATGCCTTAATCAATGCCATTAAAAACGGTAAACAAGTTACGGCAATTGTAGAATTGCAAGCCCGTTTTGACGAAGAACAAAATATATTTTGGAGCAATCGCTTGCAGGAAGAAGGAGCAAGAGTAATTTACGGTGTGCCCGGATTAAAAGCGCATACCAAGCTTTTCCTCATTGAACGCGAAGAAAACGGCTTGCCAAAATATTATGCCCACATTGGAACCGGAAACTTTAATGAAGACACGTCAAAATTTTATTGCGACCACAGTTTACTCACTACGAATAAAAAAATTACGCAAGATGTAGTGGAAGTATTCAATTTTTACAGCGATAATTACAAAGCCGGCACTTACAAGGAATTGCTCGTTTCTCCCTTTAATATGCGTAAAAAGCTGGTTGCGCTTATTGATAGAGAAATTAAGGCTGCCAAAGAAAAAAAGGAAGCTTGGATTTTCTTAAAAATGAATAACCTCGTGGATGAAGCAATGATTAAAAAATTGTACGATGCGAGTAAAGCGGGAGTAAAAATCCGCCTTATTATTCGAAGCACCTGTTCGCTGGTAGCAGGAAAAAAAGGCTTAAGCGAAAATATTGAAGCGGTAAGTATCGTCGATAAATATTTAGAACACAGTCGTGTTTTTATTTTTTGCAATAGGGGAGAAGCTAAGTACTACATCGCTTCCGCGGATATTATGACACGTAATTTAGACCATCGCAGCGAGGTAGCCACACCAATTTTTGACACTGAAATTCAGCAAGAGCTAAAACAAATATTAGAAATTCAATGGGCTGGAAATACCAAAGCACGTATTCTTAATTCCACTCAGGACAACGTATACAAAAAAGGCGACCCTAAAAATAAAGTTAGGGCACAAGATGAAATTTACACCTATTTAAAAAACAAAAAAAGTAACAATTAA
- a CDS encoding ethanolamine ammonia-lyase reactivating factor EutA gives MKFASIDIGSNAVRLLLCSVMEDGGEVLFKKNELVRIPIRLGEDAFVEKFISEEKIRSLVKTMQAFRLLMEVFGAVDYRACATSAMREAGNGNEIIERVRREAGINIEIIHGKIEAEIIYSNHIAEHLDHDSSYLYIDVGGGSTELTLFSEGKIVFSQSFNIGTIRLLHETVSKEHWSDFKETVRNITKNYRPLKAIGSGGNINKIYKTLKKKEGKSLQYDKIKEYSEYLNSFTVEQRITKLGLNPDRADVILPASKIFLSVMKNAGIDEIIVPQIGLSDGIVHLLYEKYLREKVM, from the coding sequence ATGAAATTTGCATCTATCGATATTGGGTCTAATGCTGTGCGGCTTTTGCTTTGTTCAGTTATGGAAGATGGGGGAGAAGTACTCTTTAAAAAAAATGAATTGGTGCGCATTCCCATTCGATTAGGTGAAGATGCATTTGTTGAAAAATTTATAAGCGAAGAAAAAATCAGAAGCCTTGTAAAAACCATGCAAGCTTTTCGATTGCTCATGGAAGTTTTTGGTGCAGTCGATTACCGCGCCTGCGCCACCAGTGCCATGCGTGAAGCCGGTAACGGAAATGAAATTATCGAACGTGTAAGGAGGGAAGCAGGTATCAACATCGAAATAATTCACGGTAAAATTGAAGCTGAAATTATTTATTCAAACCATATTGCCGAACACTTAGACCATGATTCTTCTTATTTATACATTGATGTCGGTGGCGGAAGTACAGAATTAACACTCTTTTCGGAAGGCAAAATAGTCTTTTCGCAATCCTTTAATATAGGTACCATCCGCTTGCTGCACGAAACAGTGAGCAAGGAACATTGGAGCGATTTTAAGGAAACGGTCCGCAACATCACTAAAAATTATCGCCCTTTAAAAGCAATCGGTTCGGGTGGAAACATCAATAAAATTTACAAAACACTCAAGAAAAAAGAAGGCAAAAGTTTGCAATACGATAAAATTAAAGAGTATAGTGAATACCTTAATTCCTTTACAGTTGAACAACGCATAACCAAACTTGGACTTAATCCCGATCGCGCTGATGTTATTCTTCCCGCTTCCAAAATATTTCTTAGCGTAATGAAAAATGCCGGCATCGACGAAATAATCGTTCCTCAAATTGGATTATCCGACGGCATCGTACACCTGCTCTACGAAAAATACCTAAGAGAAAAAGTGATGTAA
- a CDS encoding T9SS type A sorting domain-containing protein encodes MKKIYKPHFIKLNLVLIILLSCNLHLMAQWLQTKGPAAGISKKVMVDNSGMFISGTIGGGIFVSTDDGQTWEQRINGINQHSLTVDDIDTVGQSIFMMGTSSFMKRLYQSTDHAQTWTENALSFTNGTGLEHIGNRIFVATNSDGLLYSDDLGINWDTLPTASVLGTIYPAIYDIHVIGNDLFVNFQDSGLYKTSAAATTWTKASIGISQQDIIVNMVSTGSTLWLVHQYSNELYKSVDGGIHWSLMPAIGNNNSIEDLYALNGNLYVITEPHIYLTIDNGLNFTNFSGSVNTKYQRLCYNGTAFISISSFFGIGVQRSITNGATWNESNYGYANSRTVSLFPDGNNLFASTYDRDMFITSDAGLTYTRIPSPIVNDLFFANDIIKVGADIVEGGYSKMYRSSNNGNTWVNCSPGIPIGCDVQQFLLDGTDLFAATTMGVYKSTTSFGNWLPSNTGIPAGTELNSIVKSGTRIIVCGKTASYDARLYYSDNGGTSWTDNSAALNLGAFSSADKLIVSGTNILLSAGFQLYASTDNGVTWNISGVGMPFGRVNKFYQYGTDLFAGMGQGEDPYGEILISRDYGANWTSIRDNLFNSNVSSMAIMNGDLFVGTAWGGVWKRPVATITVDVPKINSSNTLFAIYPNPAKEKVKLNLNNNGKFKAIEIRNNEGELIYSIATSLAQLEIDTKQFANGFYVVKCLEDNYLLCQKLVICH; translated from the coding sequence ATGAAAAAAATCTACAAACCACACTTCATTAAATTGAACTTGGTATTAATCATTCTTTTAAGTTGCAACCTGCATCTTATGGCGCAATGGCTGCAAACAAAAGGGCCTGCCGCAGGAATATCAAAAAAAGTCATGGTGGATAATTCGGGAATGTTTATCAGTGGCACCATTGGCGGTGGAATTTTTGTTTCTACTGATGATGGTCAAACTTGGGAACAGCGCATAAACGGGATTAATCAACATAGTTTGACGGTAGATGATATAGATACCGTTGGTCAGAGTATATTTATGATGGGTACTTCATCCTTTATGAAGCGCTTGTACCAATCGACTGATCATGCACAAACCTGGACTGAAAATGCACTTTCCTTTACGAACGGAACCGGATTAGAGCATATTGGAAATAGGATCTTTGTTGCCACAAATTCGGATGGTTTATTGTATAGCGATGATTTAGGTATTAATTGGGATACCTTGCCAACAGCATCGGTGCTAGGAACTATTTATCCGGCAATTTATGACATACATGTGATTGGGAATGATTTATTTGTAAACTTTCAAGATTCCGGATTGTATAAAACTTCGGCCGCTGCAACTACTTGGACGAAAGCATCGATTGGAATAAGCCAGCAGGATATAATTGTAAATATGGTTTCAACCGGAAGCACTTTATGGTTAGTGCATCAATACAGCAATGAGTTGTATAAATCGGTGGATGGTGGAATACATTGGAGTTTAATGCCAGCCATTGGAAATAATAATTCTATTGAAGATTTATACGCATTGAATGGGAATTTATATGTGATAACAGAGCCACATATTTATCTAACAATTGATAATGGATTGAACTTTACTAATTTCTCCGGCAGTGTGAATACGAAGTATCAGCGATTGTGCTACAATGGAACTGCATTTATAAGCATATCCAGTTTCTTTGGTATTGGGGTTCAGCGAAGTATTACTAATGGAGCAACATGGAATGAATCTAATTATGGTTATGCTAATTCACGCACTGTGTCGTTGTTTCCTGATGGGAATAATTTATTTGCAAGCACTTACGATAGAGATATGTTTATTACTTCGGATGCAGGATTAACCTACACCCGGATACCCAGCCCAATTGTAAACGATTTGTTTTTTGCCAATGATATTATTAAAGTGGGCGCAGACATAGTTGAGGGAGGATATTCAAAAATGTACAGAAGCAGTAATAATGGAAATACATGGGTGAATTGCAGTCCGGGTATTCCAATTGGATGCGATGTACAACAATTTTTATTGGATGGAACTGATTTATTTGCAGCAACAACTATGGGTGTTTATAAAAGTACAACCAGCTTTGGCAATTGGCTTCCGTCAAATACAGGAATACCTGCCGGTACGGAGTTAAATTCGATTGTAAAAAGCGGAACACGCATCATTGTTTGTGGGAAGACAGCTAGTTATGATGCACGACTTTACTATTCAGATAACGGCGGAACCAGTTGGACAGATAATAGTGCTGCTTTAAATCTTGGCGCATTTTCAAGTGCTGATAAACTCATTGTTTCAGGCACGAACATTTTACTTTCTGCAGGATTTCAATTGTATGCGTCAACCGATAATGGCGTAACGTGGAATATTAGTGGAGTAGGAATGCCATTTGGAAGAGTGAACAAATTTTATCAATACGGTACGGATTTATTTGCAGGTATGGGGCAAGGAGAAGATCCCTATGGAGAAATTTTAATCTCGCGCGACTATGGAGCGAATTGGACCAGCATTCGCGATAATCTTTTTAATTCGAATGTATCAAGCATGGCGATCATGAATGGTGATTTATTTGTAGGAACCGCTTGGGGCGGAGTTTGGAAAAGGCCGGTAGCAACAATCACTGTTGATGTTCCTAAAATAAATTCTTCGAATACCCTTTTTGCGATTTATCCTAATCCCGCTAAGGAAAAAGTAAAGCTGAATCTTAATAATAATGGCAAGTTTAAAGCGATTGAAATTAGAAATAATGAGGGAGAACTTATTTATTCAATAGCCACTTCATTGGCTCAGCTTGAAATTGATACTAAGCAATTTGCGAATGGATTTTATGTTGTGAAATGCCTTGAGGACAATTATTTACTCTGCCAGAAATTAGTGATTTGTCATTAG